Below is a genomic region from Phycisphaerae bacterium.
AAGGACACGGGTTCCGCGGAAGTGCAGATCGCGCTTCTCACCAGCCGCATCTCGGAACTCACTGGTCATTTGCAATCGAATCTCAAGGACCACGCCGCGCGGCGCGGGCTCTTGAAGATGGTCGGTCGCCGCACGAAACTGCTGCGCTACCTGACCCAAACCGATCGCGAGCGCTATCGCCAGATCGTCGCGAACCTCGGCTTGCGAAAGTAGCGGTTGCGCGACCGACTGCGGGGAGCTCGCCGCCACGACCCCCGACGACTTCTGCCCCCGACAGAAATCTCCACGATCGTCGTTAGAACCTGTGCTCGGCAGTGATTCCATCGGCTTTTGACCTTGGGGGAAGCTCCCCAAGTTGCGCCGTGAATCCTGCCGGGGTCGTGTGTCGTTGAAGACGTCAGAGTCCGTTACAAGCAGAGATCGGAAACGCGAGCATGTCGGAAAGCACAAAGCGCATCCCGTTGGGAATTCACGAAGTTGAGCGGGTCATCGGAGGTCGCACCTTACGCATTGAGACAGGGCGAATCGCCCGGCAGGCAGCCGGATCGGTCCTGGTAACCTACGGCGAGACGGTGGTGCTCGGGGCGGTGGTCGGCGGGCCGCCGCGAGAGGGAATCGATTTCTTCCCCTTGACCGTAGACTATCGCGAGAAGACCTACGCCGCCGGCAAATTCCCAGGCGGCTTCTTCAAGCGCGAGTCTCGCCCCACGAACAAGGAAATCCTGACCATGCGGATGATCGACCGCCCCATGCGGCCGCTATTCCCCAACGAGTACCGGGATGAAGTACTCATCCAGTGCATGGTCCTTTCCGCCGATCTGGAAAACGAGCCCGACGTCATCGCCATGATCGCCGCCTCGGCGGCATTGGCGGTTTCGCCCATTCCATTCGACGGCCCCGTCGGCGCCATTCGCGTCGGCTACATCGAAGGCGCCCACGTACTCAATCCGCGCATCAGCGAAATGGAATTTTCGACGATGGAGATGGTCTTGGCCGGCCATTCGGATGCGGTGAACATGATCGAAGTCGGCGCGGCCGAGGTCCCCGACGAGGTCGTCACCGAGGGCATCGCCTTCGGCCACAAGGCGATCGCCGAGATCTGCGACGCCATCAAGGAACTGCAGGCCAAGGCGGGCAAGCCCAAGGAGTGGACCCCGCCGCCTCCGCTGGACGACCTCCGCGAGGAACTTCGCGGCAAATTCGAAGGTCGCCTCCGCGAGGCACGTTCCGTTTCCGGCAAGCAGGACCGCTACCAGGCAGTGGCCGATGTCTACCGCGCCGCCAAGGAGGACTACGCCGGCGGCGACGATCCGGAATCCAAGCAGCGTTGGTCGAAAATCAAGGACCTGCTCGACGGCATCGAGAAGGATATCCTTTCCGAATGGGTCGTCCGTGAAGGCCGACGATCCGACGGCCGCGGCGTCAAGGACATCCGCCCGCTGACCTGCGAGGTGAATGTGCTGCCGCGCGTCCACGGCTCGGCACTGTTTCAGCGCGGCGAGACCCAGTCCATCTGCGTGGTCACACTGGGCACCGGCCGTGACGAGCAGATTGTGGATGGGCTCTCGGAAGAATACAGCAAGAAGTTCATGCTGCATTACAACTTCCCGCCGCTCTGCACCGGGGAGGTCAAGCGTGTTGGCGCCACCAGTCGCCGCGAGATTGGCCACGGCAACCTCGCCGAGAAATCCCTGCAATACGTCCTGCCCAGCCCCGACGTATTCCCCTACACCATCCGCCTCGTTTCGGAAATCATGGAGTCCAACGGATCGAGCTCGATGGCCTCGGTCTGCGGTGGTTGCCTGGCGCTCATGGACGCCGGCGTACCCATTCGCCAGCCCGTTGCCGGCATCTCCGTCGGCATGTTCGAGCATAAGGACCAATATCGACTCGTCGTTGACATCCTCGGCGAGGAGGACCACTTCGGTGAGATGGACTTCAAAGTGGCAGGCTCGCAGCGTGGCGTGACGGCCGTGCAACTCGACCTCAAGACCCGGGGCCTTCCTCAGGATCGCATCCTCGAAACCTTCAAGATGGCCAAAGAGGCCCGCATGGACATCCTGCGGACCATGCTCAAGGCCCTGCCCGCTCCGCGCAAAGCCACCAGCAGTTACGCCCCGCGGATCATCACGATGCAGGTCAATCCCGAGAAGATCGGGAAGATCATCGGACCGGGCGGCCGCTACATCCGTTTGATTGAAAGCGAGACCGGCGCCACGGTGGAAATCGAGGATGACGGAACCGTACGGATTTCCTCGGTTGATCTGGATGCGGCGCAGAAGGCCATCGCCATGGTCGAAGCCGTCGCTGCGGAGGTGAAGGTCGGGCGGGTCTACGAAGGCCGAGTCAGCAGCATCAAGGACTTCGGCGCCTTCGTGGAGATCGTCCCAGGGCAGGACGGCCTTTGCCATATCAGCGAGTTGGACACGGGATACGTAAAGTCGGCGGCAGACGTGGTCAAGGTCGGCGACACCATCCGCGTCAAGGTGATCTCGGTGGACGACCAGGGGCGGGTCAAGCTCTCTCGAAAGGCGGCCATGCTCGAGGAGCAGGGCGAACCGGCCGCGGTCGAGTAGACCTCGCCTGTCGGTCGAGAATCACCGGAAAATCACCCCGGAAAGCGGGCCGACCTGCGCGGCAAACCGCCTCGGCGGATTCGCCGTATAATATCCCTCATGCCTGACACGTCGTTCGTGCTCATCGTCGAGAACGAACCCGACCAGGGCGAGGCGATGGCCGACGCCCTGCGCCGGGCGGGCTTTGCCTGCCATCTCGTCCACAACGTGGCCGACGCCCTCGCGAGCATCCGCCACCGACCACCGGACGTCGTCGTCACCGAATATGAACTCGGCAACGGCGAGAACGGCTTCGATGTCTTTCGCGCCACCAAGCGCAAGAACCCCGACGCCGAAGTGCTCATCCTCTCTGCCCGCAACGGGCATGACCGCGAGTTGGCCGTCGCCGACGGCGAGTTCAATCCTTACGACTTCGTTGCCAAACCGGTGGACATGGTCCTGCTGGTTGAGAAGGTACGGCGTGCCGCCAAGCAGGCCTCGGCCGCGCTTGAATCGCGCATGCTCCGCAAGCAGATGGAGACGGCGTTCGACGTCCACGGCATCATCGGGACGTCCGACGCCATTCGCCGCGAACTCCGCCGCCTCGGAAAGATCGCCCCCAGCAAGAGCACTGTGCTCATCTTCGGCGAGACCGGTACGGGTAAGGAGCTCTTCGCCCAGGCCATTCATCACATGTCCCCCCGCGCCGGCAAACCCTTCAAGGTCATCAACTGCGCAGCCGTGAGCGAAACCTTGTTGGAGAGCGAGCTTTTCGGGCACGTCAAAGGCGCGTTCACCGGCGCGATCGCCGATCGCAAGGGCCTCGTCGAGGCGGCGGACGGCGGCACGCTCTTCCTCGACGAAATCGGCGACATGCCCCTCATGATGCAGGCCAAGCTGCTCCGCACGCTCGAAACCGGCGAGGTCATGCGCGTGGGCAGCAACGACACCCAGTACTTCGACGTACGCTTCGTGGCCGCGACCAACCGCGACTTGAACGAAGGCGTTCGCGAAGGCAAGTTCCGCGAAGATCTCTTTTATCGCCTGCATGCCCACGGCGCGATTCGCATTCCTCCCCTGCGGCAGCGACGCGAGGATATCCCCGTGCTCGTCCGCCGCTTCATCGACGACGCCAACCGCGAGTACGCCACGGAGGTCATCTCCATCGCCCCGGAGGTCATGCGCAAGCTGATGAACTACCAGTGGCCCGGCAACGTCCGCGAGTTGCGCAGCGTGATCTACCAGATGTGCCTGGAGGCCGAGGGCGAGGAACTCGCCGTCGACGACCTGCCCCCCACGCTTCGCCCCGCGACCGACATCGTCCACGTGGGTGTGCCCAACATGGCCGGGATGAGCATGGCCGACGTCGAACGCCTTCACATCATGAACACCCTGCGCATGTACGGCGGCAACCGCGAAAAAACCGCCAACGCCCTGGGCATCGGGGCCAGAACGCTCTACCGGAAACTGAGGGACTATGGGTTGAGGTAAGGGCCTCGAGACCTTACGGAAATATCCCCCGCTCTTTGTACACCTTTTCCAGCCGCGTGAGCGCCACGATGTACGCCGCCGTGCGCCAGTCAGTCTCCCGCTCTCGAGCCACCGCCGACACGCGGTCGTACGCCGCGTTGATTTTCTTCTTCAACTTCCCATCCACTTCGTCCAACTCCCAGAACTCGCTGCGCTTGTTCTGGAGCCACTCGAAGTAGCTCACAATCACACCGCCGCTGTTGCAGAGAATGTCGGGTATGACATCAATGCCCCGGCCCTGGAGCACCGCGTCGCCTTCCGGATCGGTCGGGCCGTTGGCACCCTCGGCCACCAGTCGCACATTGAGCCACGGCGCCGTCTCGGCCGTGATCTGATTCTCCAGCGCCGCCGGTATGAGAATATCCGCCGGCGTCTTCAGGAACATGATGTGATCGACAAACTCTGCATTGGGGAACTTGTACACCCCGCCGCGCTCCTTGACGTGCGCCACCAGAAGCTCGGCATCCAGGCCGTTGTGATTCCGCACGCCGCCCGTGTGATCCTCCACGGCGATGAGCTTTCCGCCCAATCGACACAGCAGCCGGGCCGCCCACGAACCCACATTGCCGAACCCCTGCACCGTAAACGTCAGGCCCTTCAGCGACAGCTTGCGGTCGGCCGCCCACTTCTCGATGCAATAGACGATGCCCTGCCCCGTGGCCTTGTCGCGCCCTACGCTTCCCCCCGCCTCAACCGGCTTGCCCGTAACGACGTGCAGGTTCCGATGGCGATCCTGCGGCGGAACTGTCGACTGGTACGTGTCCAGTATCCACGCCATGATCTGCGCGTTGGTATTCACATCCGGGGCGGGGATGTCGTACTCCGGGCCGATGTTGTTGCCCAGGGCGTAGGCAAAGCGCCGCGTGATCCGCTCCATCTCCGGCCGGGCGTACTTCGATGGATCCATCTGGATCCCGCCCTTGGCCCCGCCGAAGGGAATGCCCGACAGCGCGCATTTCCACGTCATCCACGACGCCAGCGCTCGCACCTCGTCAATGTCCACCTTGGGGTGATAGCGCAGACCGCCCTTGAACGGGCCGAGCGCGTCGTTGTGCTGAACGCGATAGCCCGTAAACATTTCCACCTGCCCGTTGTTCATCTTCACTGGAAAGTTGACCACGATCTCGTTGTCCGTCGTGGCCAGAATGCGGCGGATGTCAGGATCAAGGCCCATCAGGTCCGCGGCCCTGTTGAACTGATGAACGACGTTGGCGTACACGCCGCGCGGGGGTGACGCCGGCGCGGCAACCACAGGTAAACCCACTAATGATTGACCCGCCAATTCCACCGGCACGGCCGCTGGCTTCTCCACCCAACTGGATGGCGAAGCCTCGGCCTCGGGCGGCGCGGGCTCGGGAGGAGTGGGCGACGCCGGACTGGCCTCGGCGGGGTCGCGATCCGCAGCGCGCGGCGACGACTTGCTGGCACGAACACTCATCGAGGAACTCCTGGAGGCATCCCCTGCGGAAGCGGATCAACTCGCCGCATCGATCAATAGATGACGATGTCCGCGGCGGTAAAGCTGGTGTAATCCGACTGCGACATGCCGATCTTCGCGATCACGCGGATCACGTCGCCCGCTTCAATGATAGTGCCCGTGCCGTTTGTGGAAAGTGCCTCAAAAACCACGCACTGCCCGGCCGTGGTGTCGTAGAACGAACCCGCCATGGAAGTGCCCGCCGTCAGGCCGGTTACCGTCGCCGAGCCGATCGCGGCGTCGAACGTCGCCTGGTCCGTTCCGGCGTTGGCGACCGCAGCCGTCAGCTTGATGAACTGCGTCGTGCCCACGGCCGTCGCACCGCCCTGGCCCACTTCGGCGACCACGACCTCGCCCACCGCGGTCGCCACAAGTGAACCGGCCGCGCCACCGCCCTGAGCAAGCCCGACAACGCCCGGCGCCCCGAAAGTATTTCCTGCGGATATCGCTGCAAGGTCGTCGCCGTCCGCCCAATCCATGACAACATCGGAGCTCGCGCCGACGGCCACGCTATTATCAAAACGGAAGGCGTCGCTTCCGCCGCCGCCGGCAAGCTGATCGCTTCCGGATCCCCCGTTGATCGTGTCGCTTCCACCACGCCCATTGATGTTGTCGGCGCCGGGCGAGCCGAGCAACGTGTCGTTGCCGCTCCCGCCCACGATGTCGGCACCCGAGGAATCCGCGAGGGAGTAGTTCATGCGTCCCGTCGCGGTCGATGCGTTGACGCTGGTCACCGTGCTCGGCCAGGCATTGGATACCGTCAAATGGCCAGCGCCGGAGATATTCACGGTGGCGAGTGAAGTTCCCGCATCTTGAACAAACTCGGTCAGCGTATTGCTAGTTCCGTTGGAAACGACGTTCAGCGTCTCGATGCCATTCGCATCGGCGGAGACGATTGTCACCGTCCCGCCGGTCACCTGTTGCAGCGTCAGCGTCATGTCATCCGCAGCACCGACCGTGGCAGCCGCGACGTTCGAAAGCGTTGCCCCGACGGCTTGATTGGTCAGGCCAAGATCCACAATTGCGGCAAGGTTGGTGAGCCGCAATGGGTTGGTGTTGATGCTGTTAAGAACGTGCACATCTGTAAGGCCTGTGATATCGTCGCCTGCAAGAGTGGTCGTTGCTACACCGAGATCGGTGAGGTTGAATAGCTCGATCGAGACCAGCGTCGGCGAGACGACGGTGGAGGCCGTGAAGTTGAAAGCCGCGTTTAGTGTGTCGCTTCCTTCTCCCAGATCAATAGAGTCACCGGTCTGAAGCGAAGGAAGCGAAGTTCCCGTTGGAGCGTTAAATAATAGAGGAGCGCTTATTGTGTCATCATGTGAAGTACCGGTGATGGTGTCGGCTCCGAGAGTGAGGCCAAAGGGTGGATCAACGATCACGCAGGAGTCTTCGTAACACGTCAAGGGGGGCGAACAAGGATCTTCTTCCGCAACGCACGAAAACTCCGCGCACGTCTCCGCCCCGTTACAAAATATTCCATCGTCGCAATCCGCGTCCGTTCGACATTCCGCTTCGACGCAGGCGCCGACCTCTACATCGCAGCCTTGGCCTTCCGGGCAATTGTCCGCATGCACGCATTCGCCCGTCTCGCCGTCACACGAATCGTCCGTGCAGGCCACGCCGTCATCGCAGTTGTTGGCTAGGTGAACGCACACTCCGTCCGCGCATCCGTCGCCCGTGCAGAGGTCGCTGTCGTCGCAATCCTCATCGGCCGCGCACTCCGGGGCGACGCACACGTCGCCGTCTTCGTCACAAGTCTGGTTCTCCGAACAGGGCGCGATGCCCGCCTGGCAAGCGCCGTCTGCACAGAATTCCACGCCATTGCAGTAAGCGCCGTCGTCGCAGTCCGCGTCGGCAAGACAATCCACGCACGAGCCATCGGCCGGATCGCACATCTGACCCGCCGCACACTCGACCGGCGGATGTTCGCACGCCCCGTCCGCACATACGTCGTTCGTGCACAAGTCCCCATCGTCGCAGTCTGCGTCTTCCTGGCACTCGTCGCAGCGGTCTTCTGCCTCGTTGCAGAATTCGCCCTCCGCACAGAGATCCTCGGCGGCCACACACATGCCGTCAGCGCACGATTCCTCGCCGTTACAGAATGAGCCGTCCTGGCATTCGGCATCATCAGTGCAGGGGTGGTCTGCAATCGGAATGCACCCGGCCAGCATTCCAGATCCGAGCGCGAAAAATCCCCACCAAATCACCGGTCGAGCGGGGAGGAAACCCCGCCGCCATCGCTTGAGCATGGACATGCGTAATCTCCGCCGGGGTCAAGAGTTGCGTCCGCGCCGCGCCTCGGACTTCCGCGACCACCCCTGGGCAACGCCACCGATTATTCGAGGACGCCAAGTGGCAGACTACTCGGTTTCGGAACGCGGCGAGGGTGCGGCCTGTTGCCGCATGGTTGGCAGGAAACTCGTTAGGCGGTGTCGCCCCCCTTCACTTGCCGGCGGTTTGCTCGCCTGTCGGTGGACTCACCGCCCCGCCGGGGATGTCGATCTTCTTTCCAAAGCCCGACGGCAAGTTGACCGTGACATAGCCATCTTGCTCGAATTTTGACATCAACCGATACATCGATCCCATCGCATCCGAAAATCGATTCAATGCCAGCACCGCCGCCTCATACAAACGGTCATCGCGCACGAGCAGACCGGCCGTACCTTTCCCCTGGGAAATGCCATAGGTCACGTTCGACAGATGCTCCGCGCTGTCACTGAGTTCATCAAGCACCGTCGTAAGTTGGCCAAAGGACTTGTCCAGATTGGCACGAACGTCGTCGATTCCCGTATTGAGGTTCTCCGCCGTCCGCGAGGTTTGCGTGTTCCACGCCTCGACCAGGTCGTGAAGTCGCTCGGCCGAGTCCTTCAGGTCACGCACGGCCGTCTTGACGTCGTCCTGCACATTCTCATCGCCCAGCACGCGGTTCAGGTTGGCGACAAATCGATCGATTCGCTCCACGGCCGTGGAGAGATTGGCCGTGAGCCCCTCCTTGGTGTTTACATCCTGAACGGACCGCTGTTCGAGCAGTTCCGCCAGGTTCGTGCCCACCGGCGTCCACGACTCCGTCAGATCGGCGATGTTACGCACCGCGCGCTCTACCTGATCGATCGTATCCTTGCTGATGAGCTCGCCGATCAGGCTGCGCATCTCGCCGGGAATGGCCGGCGAGTCCTCCCGCCGCAGCGGCTTGCTTTTCCCGTCTTCCGGCAGAATGATCTCCACGTGTCCCGTGCCGAATCCCATGATCGCGCCATAGACGCGGGCGGTGGCTCCCTCGGGAATGACATATTGACGCTTGATGCCTGCCGCAATGTATACCCCCTGCCCGGGTTTCTCCGGGTTCTGAAAGTCCAGCGACGTCACCCGCCCGATCTCCACGCCGTCGAGCAGCACCGGACTGCCTTCCCCGATGCCGCTCAGGCTCCGGACATCCGTGATCCGCAGGGTCCATTCGCTGCGCCGCAGAAACGACGGCGTCTCACCAAACCAGACCATGAGAATACCCAGCGCCACCAGGGAGAGAAGCACGAACCCACCCACCAGCGTGTTCCGCAGAGAGTCTTTCATGACGTCGTCCGTACCTGTAGGGATTTGAGAACCTCGTTCGAGCAGCGCCCCTCGATGAAGCAACGAACGCGGTCGTCCTCGCACTGCTTCGTTTCATCCGGCGTGCCGTCGAAGATGAACTTGCCGCGATGGATCATCACGACCCGGTCGGCCACCTTGAACACGCTGGCCATGTCGTGCGTCACCACCACGCTCGTCACCGACAGCTCTCGGGCGAGCTTGAGGATCAGTTCGTTGATCTCGTCCGCCCGCGGTGGGTCGAGACCCGTTGTCGGCTCGTCGTATAGAATCAGCTCCGGGTCCAGGGCAATCGCCCGGGCCAGTGCCACCCGCTTCTTTTGTCCGCCGGACAGATCCGCCGGCCACTGCTTCTGCACGCCGTCCAACCCCACGAGGTCCAGCTTGTGGCGCACGATTTCCTCAATCTCCGGCCGCTTCAACTTCGTGTGCTCGACCAGCGGAAACGCGACGTTGTCATAAACATTCATCGAATCGAACAGGGCACTGAGCTGAAACAGAAAGCCGAATCGCGGGCGGATATTGACGAGCTCGCGCTCGGGAAGGTTGTCGATCCGCCGGCCATGGAAATGGACTTCGCCGCGATCCGGACGGAGCAGGCACACGATGTGCTTGAGGATGACACTCTTCCCCGCGCCGGAAGCGCCGATGATCACGGCCGTCTGGCCCCGGCGAAGATCGAGCGACACGCCATCCAGCACGACCAGGTCGCCAAATCGCTTGTGCAGGTCGACGAGGCGCACCAGCGTGGTGTCATCGGAGGTTGCCGGTTCGGCTTCGGACCTGGGCGATGATGTTCCAGTCGATTTTCTAGATGAGTGCCTTGAACCCATACAGGCCCACGTACAAGCCGGAAAACAGCGTCCCCAGGAAAAAGTTCGAAATGAGGATGACGATGAAGCTCAACACAAAGGCCTCCGTGCAGGCCCGACCCACGCCTTCCGCACCGGCCCGACAATGAAATCCCTTGTAACACGTAATCAGGGCGATCGCCCCGCCGAACACGAAACTCTTGATCACGCCCTCGGTCAGATCAATCACCCCAATGGCATCCCTGACGTAATACCAGTATGGGCTCGATGGTATATCCTTCAGCACTACGGCGATGAACCATCCCGCCAGCGAACCGAAAACGTCACAGAAGAAATTCAGTAACGGCGCAAAGAGCAGGCACGCCAGAAACCGCGGAACCACCAGGTAGCGAATCGGATCAGTTCCCATCACGGTGAGGGCACTGATCTGCTCGGTGACACGCATCGTGCCCAACTCGGCGGTCAGCGCCCCGCCGACCCGCCCGGCGAGCATCACGCCCGCCAGCACCGGCCCCAACTCCGGCACCAGGGTAGCCGACAGCAGCACGCCCATACGCTGCTCGAAACCCGCCGCACGAAGCTGATCGTAGCTCTGCACCGCGAGCACCAGCCCGACAAACGTCCCGGTAATGGCAATCACTGGAAGCGTGCGATTGCCCACCTCGAAGAAAAGAGGCATGGTCCGCTTCCAGGTCCGCCACTGCAGCAGGCCCGGCAACAGCCAGCGGAACATCTGCCAGCTGAACTGGGCACCGTCGCCCAGCGCGGCCATCGTAGCGATGCTTTTCTTGCCGAGTGCGCTTAGCATGATGCAACGAGGGGAATGGGAAGGAGGCGGACCACGCGCTCGCCTGTGTGTCGCGTATCTAACGGACGCGCCGCGCGCCTGTCAATTGTCCGTCCGAATTGTCACCGCGAATTGCCGCGAGCAGGCCGCACACTTTATCATGCGGCCATGCCCGCCAAACCAGCCGCCGTATCCATCGTCGTCCCCACCTTTCGCGAGGCTGAAAACATCCCCGAACTGACCCGCCGGGTATTCGAGGCCACGCGGACCGCCAACATCCAGGCCGAACTCATCCTCGTCGACGACAACTCCGGCGACGGCACCGGCCAGGTCGTCGAGCGACTCCAAGCTGACTACGCTGTAAGCGTCATCGTCCGCCGCAACGAGCGGGGTCTCTCCAGCGCTGTACTGGCCGGATTCGACCGCGCTCGCCACGACCGCCTCGTTGTCCTCGATGCCGACCTCCAGCACCCGCCGGAAGCCATTCCCGCCCTCGTCGAAGCACTCGACGCCGACGACCACGACTTCGCCATCGCCACCCGGTACGGCCGTGGCGGCGGCATCGACTCCGACTGGCCTCTCCTGCGTCGAATCATCAGCCGCACCGCGACGCTCCTCGCCCGGCCCGTCGCGCCCCTCAGCGATCCCATGTCCGGCTTCTTCGCCCTGCACCGCCGGACTTGGAAGGGCGCCGCCCGCCTCGACCCCATCGGATACAAGATCGCCCTCGAGCTCTACGTCAAAGGCCGCTGCCGCCGGCCCGCCGAAGTACCCATCCGTTTCGCCCCTCGACGCGCCGGCGAAAGCAAGCTCACCCTGGCCGAACAATGGCGCTACATCCGCCATCTCAGCCGACTCTACCGCTTTCGATACCCCTGGTTGCTGCCCTCCCTTATCGCCGTTCTAGTGCTTGCCTCCCTGGGATTCACACTCTGGCTCCTTGGCCGCTCGAACTGAGATCGGGAATACCGTTCTCGCCTCGCGCCGCACCCCTTACCGATTTCGGATAGCATGCCCCGTCTTGCGCCGCTGGGCCTGAACCGGCTTTGCCGGCGGCGGCTTTGGATAAACCCGGGGGACAGCTTGTCACAATCGGCCGAATCGTCCTTTCTCGAGCCCGTCCATCGTCGCGGTGAGCTCCGCCACGTCGTCGCCATGGCCATCCCCGTGGTCCTCACCACCAGTTCGCGCGCCCTGATGGACTTCGTAGACTTCTCACTCGTCAGCCGGCTGCCCGACGAGAATCCCCAGGCCGCCATCCTGCCCGCACAGATGCTTGTCTGGACGTACCTGATCCTCGGCATGGGCACGGTTTCGGTGGTCAACACGTTCGCCTCCCAGGCCCTGGGCCGCGGCCGCCACGCCGATTGCAGCGCCTATGCGTGGCAATCCCTCTATCTTTCCCTCATTGTCGGCGCCATCGGTGTGGCACTGATTCCCGGAATGGGGCCGCTCGTTCGCCTGATCGGGCACGATCCGGCGATTCAGGTCCACGAGCTCGCCTACGGCCGCGTGGCCATGCTCGCCGGCGCCGCCACGCTCGCCGCCCAGGCCCTGGGCTGGTTCTTCATCGGCATCCACCGACCCTGGGTGGCCATGTGGTCTGTATTCGAGGCCAATCTCGTCAACGTTTGCGTAAGTTACGTGCTGATTTTCGGGAAGCTGGGCTTCGAGCCCATGGGTATCGCCGGGGCCGCATGGGGGACCCTCGTCGCCACGACATACAGAACGCTACGCCTCCTGATCACCATGCTGCTTCCCACGACCGCGAACCCGTACGACTCGCGACGTACCTGGCGTCCCAGCGCGACCAAGCTCCGCAACTTCATTCGTGTCGGCCTGCCCTGCGGCGTGCGCTGGTTCTCCGAAGTTGTGGTCTGGGCGGCGTTTGTTCATGTGCTCATCGGCTCGCGATTCGGCATCGCCGACCTCATCGCCACGGGAGCCATGTGGCAATACATGCGCGTGGGATTCATGCCCACGCTCGGCGTCGGCCAGGCCCTGACCGCCCTCGTGGGCAAGTCCCTCGGCGAGGGCAATCCCCAGCGAGCCATCCGCGAAGTCCGCTGGGCGACCGGCCTCGCCGTTGCCTACATGGGCTCGCTCTCGCTCCTCTACGCCTTCTTCGGCGCAGAACTCATCGCCCTGTTTAACGACGACCCGGCCGTCGTCAGCATTGGGCGAAAGATCATGTACTGCGCGGCCGTGTTCCAACTGTTCGACGCCGTCGGCATCGTCTACGATTCAGCCCTGCGCGGCGCCGGTGATACTTTCGTCCCGGCCCTGTTCTTCGCCCTCTGGACATGGCTGAGTATCCTTGGCGGCGGCTGGCTGCTG
It encodes:
- a CDS encoding polyprenol monophosphomannose synthase codes for the protein MPAKPAAVSIVVPTFREAENIPELTRRVFEATRTANIQAELILVDDNSGDGTGQVVERLQADYAVSVIVRRNERGLSSAVLAGFDRARHDRLVVLDADLQHPPEAIPALVEALDADDHDFAIATRYGRGGGIDSDWPLLRRIISRTATLLARPVAPLSDPMSGFFALHRRTWKGAARLDPIGYKIALELYVKGRCRRPAEVPIRFAPRRAGESKLTLAEQWRYIRHLSRLYRFRYPWLLPSLIAVLVLASLGFTLWLLGRSN
- a CDS encoding ABC transporter permease — encoded protein: MLSALGKKSIATMAALGDGAQFSWQMFRWLLPGLLQWRTWKRTMPLFFEVGNRTLPVIAITGTFVGLVLAVQSYDQLRAAGFEQRMGVLLSATLVPELGPVLAGVMLAGRVGGALTAELGTMRVTEQISALTVMGTDPIRYLVVPRFLACLLFAPLLNFFCDVFGSLAGWFIAVVLKDIPSSPYWYYVRDAIGVIDLTEGVIKSFVFGGAIALITCYKGFHCRAGAEGVGRACTEAFVLSFIVILISNFFLGTLFSGLYVGLYGFKALI
- a CDS encoding MATE family efflux transporter, whose translation is MPRLAPLGLNRLCRRRLWINPGDSLSQSAESSFLEPVHRRGELRHVVAMAIPVVLTTSSRALMDFVDFSLVSRLPDENPQAAILPAQMLVWTYLILGMGTVSVVNTFASQALGRGRHADCSAYAWQSLYLSLIVGAIGVALIPGMGPLVRLIGHDPAIQVHELAYGRVAMLAGAATLAAQALGWFFIGIHRPWVAMWSVFEANLVNVCVSYVLIFGKLGFEPMGIAGAAWGTLVATTYRTLRLLITMLLPTTANPYDSRRTWRPSATKLRNFIRVGLPCGVRWFSEVVVWAAFVHVLIGSRFGIADLIATGAMWQYMRVGFMPTLGVGQALTALVGKSLGEGNPQRAIREVRWATGLAVAYMGSLSLLYAFFGAELIALFNDDPAVVSIGRKIMYCAAVFQLFDAVGIVYDSALRGAGDTFVPALFFALWTWLSILGGGWLLVTRFPELGSLGAWMAASGCIVVTGIFLWWRWHSRAWMRIDIFRSQEPATVTQ
- a CDS encoding MCE family protein, producing MKDSLRNTLVGGFVLLSLVALGILMVWFGETPSFLRRSEWTLRITDVRSLSGIGEGSPVLLDGVEIGRVTSLDFQNPEKPGQGVYIAAGIKRQYVIPEGATARVYGAIMGFGTGHVEIILPEDGKSKPLRREDSPAIPGEMRSLIGELISKDTIDQVERAVRNIADLTESWTPVGTNLAELLEQRSVQDVNTKEGLTANLSTAVERIDRFVANLNRVLGDENVQDDVKTAVRDLKDSAERLHDLVEAWNTQTSRTAENLNTGIDDVRANLDKSFGQLTTVLDELSDSAEHLSNVTYGISQGKGTAGLLVRDDRLYEAAVLALNRFSDAMGSMYRLMSKFEQDGYVTVNLPSGFGKKIDIPGGAVSPPTGEQTAGK
- a CDS encoding ABC transporter ATP-binding protein, translating into MVRLVDLHKRFGDLVVLDGVSLDLRRGQTAVIIGASGAGKSVILKHIVCLLRPDRGEVHFHGRRIDNLPERELVNIRPRFGFLFQLSALFDSMNVYDNVAFPLVEHTKLKRPEIEEIVRHKLDLVGLDGVQKQWPADLSGGQKKRVALARAIALDPELILYDEPTTGLDPPRADEINELILKLARELSVTSVVVTHDMASVFKVADRVVMIHRGKFIFDGTPDETKQCEDDRVRCFIEGRCSNEVLKSLQVRTTS